DNA from Gouania willdenowi chromosome 15, fGouWil2.1, whole genome shotgun sequence:
TGATGACGTGTTAAACCAGGCACATAAGCAGAAGATTATTGTAAAATTTAAATGACCAATacatatttttagatttttgcctACAGGAAATAATTCTTGTATTGCTGTAGAAATGCAATGAAAAGAAAGTGAATAGCTGTTTAATGCTTTGGatcataaaataaatcaatatttgaTCTCAAGCAGATTTGTGGATCCAGCTCAGATATCCCACTTAAAAAGActgcatttttttccacttaggccaataaaagacaagtactggatttacagcatttttaaaatgtagttttctgcagtaaatgtggactATAAATTGCAATTGTGGCAATTGAAAATAGCTCATAACTTAAAAATGGTCCATTAATGCCAAGATCAAAACAAATCTGCAtacattgaagtgtttttaaaagACACAGCCTTACTAGGGCAAAAATATAGATCAGGTACAATATTTTGTAAGTTGTtacttaaagagtaattaaaccctgaggttttggctgatgtgcgtctaggctggaaataaaaaaaaaaatgccttgattatgggtggggcttcTGGAGCATTTCACACACAtgcagtctatactataaaatctccgaAGAAccatctatgctatgctaacaagctactcaatactcactatactaCTATATCACATCTCTCTcatttaggggtgtcccgattcgatattgatatcagatatcggtccattatcagccagaaaatgaatatcggattttatcggacttcatctaaaatctcagatatatattatatttattcatgtgTGGAATACTGTTGATATTATattgaaggttaacatttatgtaaccaattggttaataataaataagtgcgtttttctcatacctactgttgctgactattgttctctgtttgagtaacataacttgatcaagccttttctaacattacacactacaaaataagtaatagaaGTTTGTATGAGTCGTACTGATATCGCATCGgtgtcggtatcggccaatacgcaaggccgCAATATCGTTtttgtatcagaagtgaaaaagttgtatcgggacatccctactctcaatccaacctatttGCTACAGATGGCAGAGTAGACGTGCTAGTTTTTATACGAGGGGCAGGGCTAACAGTGACGTAAGAATCTACCAGaaggtcacaaaccaccattcccAGGCAATTgtaaaatttgattgtaatatctgggtttcaacccatagaggacagTTTCTCTtatgtttttacaataaaatatccaaaattcaaatgctttgactaaaatgccaAGAGTTCATCTACAagcaatcaacaacactacttcatgtttgaatacattttgttttcagctgaaaaaagtgattttggggtttattttcttttgaactTGTTTGTCAATTGTACTTCTGTATAGGACCTCAAACCCAGTAACATAGTGGTCAAGTCTGATTGCACACTGAAGATCTTGGACTTTGGCTTGGCTCGGACGGCAGCGACAGGCCTCTTGATGACGCCTTATGTGGTTACGCGCTACTACAGAGCACCAGAGGTTATCCTGGGCATGGGTTACCAAGCCAATGGTGAGTGACTGTTTTTACAATGTATCCTGCCAATGCACTGTAGCCAATGCATGTATTGTTCAATTGTTTGTTATACTCAAGATAAATCCAAAGACTTTTCTTCCTCCAGTGCATGATGCTGTTATTCATCCTGAGTAGTAAATACCCTCTAACGTGTTTCTAACATGGAACTAACATGGTGTTGTTCATTCCCTTCACTCCTTATCATCCCTGTTGTGGCCCACTTCACTAGTGGACATCTGGTCTGTGGGCTGCATACTAGCAGAAATGGTGCGCCATAAAATCCTCTTCCCCGGAAGGGACTGTATCCTTGTGTCTGCAGAAGTTTCCCTCTTTGTTATTAATCACCATCCTTGGGTAAAATCTCTCTCTGGTTGTTACTATGGATGTGTCTGTTTTTCCTTAGTTTTTAATCCTCGTTGTGCACACAGAGAATGAATGATTCTGGTAACCTGCTTTATTTGAGGTACTCTGGCAAGCATGGGCTGTCCATTTTCATCAGCATGTCCTTTGTTCTTTTTCACACTTGTGATTGTTGCTACatgttctccttttttttttgtctaaccATCACACAAATACCACCCGTCTCAACATTCTTCACATTAAATGTCTTATTTTTGTCCCCCTCcttttgtcatttcattttgccatccACTCGCTGCCATCTGAATGTCCACTTCCAGTTGATGTGTGGTCAGTGGGCTGCATTGTGGCTGAGGTGATCAGGGGGAGTGTGTTGTTCCCTGGTACTGATCGTATCCTTCCCCATCATCGATCACTCACTGTGTCATCACTTTATACACCTCCCACTCCCCTCTGTCAGTTTGTCATTTTATCTTACAAACATGGCCTCCATCAATGCTCTGCTTTACCCAAATATGTAAACGTGATAAAATGACTGCTCTGTGATTGTGTGCAGTGGATACCACAGATGACCCAGTTCTGTGCATGCAGACTGTATGTAGAGCTAATGCTGAGCACCTCAAAGACATTGAACTTTCCTGCTGCAGTAACAGTAACTGTATTGAAATCAAGAGGGTTTTGCCTTTCCTTAACATTTGGGCTTCAGACATTGATCAGTGGAACAAGGTAATTGAGCAGCTAGGCACTCCATCTCAGGACTTTCTAATGAAGCTGAACCAATCAGTCAGAACGTATGTGGAAAACCGGCCTCGTTATGCAGGATACAGCTTCGAGAAGCTCTTCCCAGATGTTCTCTTTCCTGCTGACTCTGATCACAACAAGCTAAAAGGTCGTGCCTGTGTGTCATTGCACAATTTCATTCACAAACCACTCGTATTGGCTCCATATGAATAGCCCTCATTGTATCGGCATTTATTGTTTTCCACTCAGCAAGCCAAGCCAGAGATCTCTTATCCAAGATGTTGGTGATAGATGCCTCCAAGAGAATCTCTGTAGATGAGGCCCTGCAGCACCCCTACATTAATGTTTGGTATGATCCAGCCGAAGTGGAAGCAGTAAGTGAATCTTTCATAGGCTTCAGTGATCTTTGAAGTAAATATTGTTGCATTATTTGAGGTAAATGGTTTTGTCCTGTTGACATGCCATTAAAGCAATGTTTTCTTCCTCAGCCGCCTCCAAAGATTACAGACAAACAGCTGGAAGAGAGGGAACACACAGTTGAAGAGTGGAAAGGTTAGACATCCACTTTTTAAAATCTCCAATGTATGTTGGTTGTGGTCCatgttgtttttcagatttgtcATCAATTTAACCTCCTCAACCACATAAAAGCTTAAAAGCTTACTGTATATCAGAGGCTTTTGAATCCTTTGCTCAAGGGCAGCAGTCCTGAATGTATGTTTTGGTCTATAGGGATgagaaagaaatatatatatatatatatatatatgttagcTAATCAATGGTCTAgtgcagggatgggcaactccagtcctcgagggccagatTCCTGCTCCAAcatacttgatttaaattattgtgttgtcatcaagctctgcagtaGCATGATAacaagccattcatttgattcaggtttGTTGGAGCAGAGACACaactaaaagtctcaggaatctggcCCTCAAGTACTGGAGTTGCCTACTCGTGGTTTAAGAAATTTAGTGAGAAGGTTTGCCGACATTGCTATGGCCCCTTGCCAGAAGGTTCTTTGCATGACGTGAGCTCTCCTTAAGCCACTGTTAGTGTTTTCCACTTCACGCAGCCCAACAGGGCGTGTGGGTATTTAGGATTATGAGTAAATATCACTTTCGGTTTGTGCTGCAGGCTCAAACTAACCCTTGCCAGGTGATAATGACCCCCTCACACATTTTTAGAAGAGTAGCATCAGCACAGAAAGTCCAATTTTGAAATGTGATGCTATTTTCGAGCGTACATGTTGCAACATAAGCCTGACTGTGCACACAGCTAATTCCATACAGGGATACTTCTGCCATCGATTTTGGTTTAAAGCTCCTTTGAACATTCTGTGGTTCTTTGGTTTGTTCTAGAGCTGATTTATAAGGAAGTGAGTGACTGGGAAGAATGGACAAAGAACGGTGTGATACGTGGCCAACCACCTCCTCTAGGTGAGTCAGTAAAACGTTTAAAGATTTATTCATAACCAAACTGTACTTATGAggcttttaaactctttttttctGGATTGAAGAAAGCATGGGcgcacttatttattttatcattcttTCAACTAGAATGACATCATCTTAAGTGTATATAGCAATTTAGCTACATATTTAATTTAGGCTTCAGTTCTATAAAACTCATCGGGGCATGGAATACAGTAGATATGCTTTTAGGtagctgtatttatttatttttagtgtgaAGTTATCTGACCTCAATTTAGATGTAGTAAAAAATAAGGATCTGCAAAAATATCTAATGAATCTTAGAtcagttttttatttacataaatgCTAGGTTGGTTAGAATTACTGCTGTTACAGCAAATTTAGCATAAAGATTTGTGTAATAATATGCACTAttggaatatatatattatatattggaAGCACAGCAGCCCAATCAACGTGTGCAACAAAAGAATACACATTAGGTTATGGATGtatgaataaaaagaaaacagaaacaaaccgAAACCCCACATTTAATTCAtgaacatttaatttttattttgataatataaatattttgtaaGCACATATTACAACAGTTAAACTAAGaattaaatatatgtaaaatacatgtttataGAAATTACAGTTGCAGATGAGGAAATAATTAcattacaaaaatgtatttaaactgGAGCAAATTCATTCTAAGTATTAACTTCACTCTTGATGAACCTCAATTAaattatgtgtatttaaatGAAACCTATGCGTTGACGTGTGTTTTTCGCAGCACAGGTGCAGCAGTGATCGACAGCCCTCCTCAGCCCacatcttcctcctcatcctcgtCTTCGTCAGCTAATGATGTCTCCTCTATGTCCACCGAGCCCACGGACCCCGGCAGTGACCCCGCCATGACGTCTGAAACAGAGAGTAGCTTGGACAGTCATACCTCTCTGGGTGCGCTGGCCTGTTGCAGATAACATGCACAAACCTGTGAAACAAACCCCTCCCCCTCATCACGAGTCATAAAGGAGGGTGTACAACACTGGAACCGATGTTAGTTAGTAGAGCTGTGCATTTAATgtacagttgttgtttttttccccccatacTGCTGTAAATGATTGTGGTtcgaaatgtattattattattactgtatttttgctgcAAAGAAACAGAATATGTTTTGATGTGAAACTGATGTGTGGTATGAAAAAGGGATTAGAGTGTACTTTATACTTTGCTATTTGGAGCTTCTggtaaatggacaaaaaaaaaaaacaacatacttTTAACACTAAGttgagtatttttttaagtgatcATTTGACAGTTTTCTA
Protein-coding regions in this window:
- the mapk8a gene encoding mitogen-activated protein kinase 8 isoform X1, with translation MTERTFFNAQRAVIEDFTMNKNKREKEFYSLDVGDSTFTVLKRYQNLRPIGSGAQGIVCSAIDQTLERNVAIKKLSRPFQNQTHAKRAFRELVLMKCVNHKNIIGLLNVFTPQKSLEDFQDVYLVMELMDANLCQVIQMELDHERLSYLLYQMLCGIKHLHAAGIIHRDLKPSNIVVKSDCTLKILDFGLARTAATGLLMTPYVVTRYYRAPEVILGMGYQANVDIWSVGCILAEMVRHKILFPGRDYIDQWNKVIEQLGTPSQDFLMKLNQSVRTYVENRPRYAGYSFEKLFPDVLFPADSDHNKLKASQARDLLSKMLVIDASKRISVDEALQHPYINVWYDPAEVEAPPPKITDKQLEEREHTVEEWKELIYKEVSDWEEWTKNGVIRGQPPPLGAAVIDSPPQPTSSSSSSSSSANDVSSMSTEPTDPGSDPAMTSETESSLDSHTSLGALACCR
- the mapk8a gene encoding mitogen-activated protein kinase 8 isoform X3; translation: MNKNKREKEFYSLDVGDSTFTVLKRYQNLRPIGSGAQGIVCSAIDQTLERNVAIKKLSRPFQNQTHAKRAFRELVLMKCVNHKNIIGLLNVFTPQKSLEDFQDVYLVMELMDANLCQVIQMELDHERLSYLLYQMLCGIKHLHAAGIIHRDLKPSNIVVKSDCTLKILDFGLARTAATGLLMTPYVVTRYYRAPEVILGMGYQANVDIWSVGCILAEMVRHKILFPGRDYIDQWNKVIEQLGTPSQDFLMKLNQSVRTYVENRPRYAGYSFEKLFPDVLFPADSDHNKLKASQARDLLSKMLVIDASKRISVDEALQHPYINVWYDPAEVEAPPPKITDKQLEEREHTVEEWKELIYKEVSDWEEWTKNGVIRGQPPPLGAAVIDSPPQPTSSSSSSSSSANDVSSMSTEPTDPGSDPAMTSETESSLDSHTSLGALACCR
- the mapk8a gene encoding mitogen-activated protein kinase 8 isoform X2 — its product is MTERTFFNAQRAVIEDFTMNKNKREKEFYSLDVGDSTFTVLKRYQNLRPIGSGAQGIVCSAIDQTLERNVAIKKLSRPFQNQTHAKRAFRELVLMKCVNHKNIIGLLNVFTPQKSLEDFQDVYLVMELMDANLCQVIQMELDHERLSYLLYQMLCGIKHLHAAGIIHRDLKPSNIVVKSDCTLKILDFGLARTAATGLLMTPYVVTRYYRAPEVILGMGYQANVDVWSVGCIVAEVIRGSVLFPGTDHIDQWNKVIEQLGTPSQDFLMKLNQSVRTYVENRPRYAGYSFEKLFPDVLFPADSDHNKLKASQARDLLSKMLVIDASKRISVDEALQHPYINVWYDPAEVEAPPPKITDKQLEEREHTVEEWKELIYKEVSDWEEWTKNGVIRGQPPPLGAAVIDSPPQPTSSSSSSSSSANDVSSMSTEPTDPGSDPAMTSETESSLDSHTSLGALACCR
- the mapk8a gene encoding mitogen-activated protein kinase 8 isoform X4 — encoded protein: MTERTFFNAQRAVIEDFTMNKNKREKEFYSLDVGDSTFTVLKRYQNLRPIGSGAQGIVCSAIDQTLERNVAIKKLSRPFQNQTHAKRAFRELVLMKCVNHKNIIGLLNVFTPQKSLEDFQDVYLVMELMDANLCQVIQMELDHERLSYLLYQMLCGIKHLHAAGIIHRDLKPSNIVVKSDCTLKILDFGLARTAATGLLMTPYVVTRYYRAPEVILGMGYQANVDIWSVGCILAEMVRHKILFPGRDYIDQWNKVIEQLGTPSQDFLMKLNQSVRTYVENRPRYAGYSFEKLFPDVLFPADSDHNKLKASQARDLLSKMLVIDASKRISVDEALQHPYINVWYDPAEVEAPPPKITDKQLEEREHTVEEWKELIYKEVSDWEEWTKNGVIRGQPPPLAQVQQ